From the genome of Spinacia oleracea cultivar Varoflay chromosome 2, BTI_SOV_V1, whole genome shotgun sequence, one region includes:
- the LOC110791601 gene encoding uncharacterized protein, whose amino-acid sequence MGSACCVAARNPTLPNRSRNGESHRQARYSPSWSFRWDNYRRVAGEIENPSCQSGERTNIDVRLELKDGIGSERGIISDGGSPLHNLGTPISQKSPSYEGVSTNYMSPSETSMTSNHFSKMSTIEVPEIAAAPVALQYSMPSCSSFSTPGEHLITHRQLLPASSTPSRQARRSPGHQLFRQISDSRILGLKSPNSNPVSEGRPSFVLSTFSNDLAGGSSDGWSLRTFSELVASSQRERWSFDSERFGSGRHKISGSSSRFSYSPSLDLQTCGACLKVLPEFSVVAVLACGHVYHAECLETMTTEAEKYDPICPICTVGQKQACKMSRKASRAEADLRMKFQKISRNRVIDSYVDGEVDNSERQKITGKGKFPKMEASSSSKIAFAKPFLKRHFSLGSKLSKSSSEHLSCKKKGFWARYRKD is encoded by the exons ATGGGTTCTGCCTGTTGTGTAGCTGCTAGAAATCCGACTCTTCCGAACAGAAGCAGAAACGGAGAATCTCATAGGCAAGCCAGATATTCTCCATCTTGGAGTTTTCGATGGGACAATTACCGGCGTGTGGCAGGTGAAATTGAGAATCCTTCATGTCAGTCTGGGGAAAGAACAAACATAGATGTTAGATTAGAGTTGAAAGACGGTATAGGGTCAGAGAGGGGAATAATTTCGGATGGTGGTAGCCCTTTGCATAATCTTGGTACACCCATCTCACAAAAGTCGCCTTCTTATGAAGGCGTCAGCACAAACTACATGTCTCCTTCAG AAACATCTATGACAAGCAACCACTTCTCCAAG ATGAGCACTATAGAAGTGCCTGAAATTGCTGCTGCTCCAGTGGCCCTTCAATATTCGATGCCTTCATGCTCATCCTTCTCAACACCAGGTGAACACTTGATTACACATCGTCAGCTACTTCCTGCCAGTTCAACCCCATCAAGACAGGCTCGGCGTTCACCTGGACACCAGCTCTTCAGGCAGATTTCAGATAGTAGGATTCTGGGCTTGAAATCCCCAAATAGCAATCCAGTCTCAGAAGGAAGACCATCATTTGTGCTCTCGACTTTTAGTAATGATCTAGCTGGTGGTTCTTCTGATGGATGGTCATTGCGCACTTTTTCTGAACTTGTTGCTTCTTCTCAAAGAGAAAGATGGTCTTTCGACAGTGAGCGGTTTGGTTCTGGCCGTCACAAGATTAGTGGGTCAAGCAGCAGGTTCTCTTATTCCCCTTCTCTTGATCTTCAAACATGTGGGGCATGCTTAAAGGTCTTACCAGAGTTCTCAGTTGTTGCTGTTCTAGCATGTGGTCATGTTTACCATGCTGAGTGCTTGGAAACCATGACTACAGAAGCTGAAAAATACGACCCTATTTGCCCAATTTGCACTGTCGGGCAGAAGCAAGCGTGTAAAATGTCTAGAAAAGCTTCAAGGGCAGAGGCAGATTTGAGAATGAAATTTCAGAAAATATCAAGAAATCGTGTTATAGATAGCTATGTTGATGGTGAAGTTGATAACTCTGAACGTCAAAAAATTACAGGGAAAGGGAAGTTTCCCAAGATGGAGGCAAGCAGTAGCTCAAAGATTGCATTTGCAAAGCCTTTCTTGAAGCGGCATTTTTCTCTTGGATCAAAGCTCAGTAAATCCAGTTCAGAGCACCTGTCCTGTAAAAAGAAGGGATTTTGGGCAAGATATCGCAAAGATTAA
- the LOC110791602 gene encoding uncharacterized protein gives MKAHALPAARFPATPALLRQNSRHFHSPKFLTLSSLTSPPTTTHLKSEIDANKMEFPDKQMFILGMGYVGQLFAQQLKNEGWDVAGTCTSVAKKKVLEQKGFDILVFDAMEPEWKVLDRLRCCTHLLVSVPPTVDIGDPILQRAETFKASLADGNLRWLCYLSTTSIYGDASGAWVDENYFPKPSNNLAKMRLESEEGWLKLGQDLGLSTYVFRLGGIYGPGRSAIDTILKKEELSERQKRRANRNFTSRVHVADICQVLKASISTQIQRKIYNVVDDDPASRIEVFAFAQQLIQQRWPGLIDVSDNSIISKLPGGAGKRVSNAHVKKDLGVQLLYPSYRSGLQSIIHNMEKPILRCG, from the exons ATGAAAGCCCATGCCTTACCGGCCGCTCGGTTTCCGGCAACTCCAGCGTTACTCCGGCAAAATTCCCGACATTTCCACTCACCGAAGTTCCTAACTTTATCGTCATTGACTTCTCCACCAACAACCACTCacttaaaatctgaaattgatGCAAATAAAATGGAATTTCCGGATAAACAGATGTTCATTCTTGGCATGGGTTATGTGGGTCAATTATTTGCACAACAACTGAAGAATGAAGGATG GGATGTTGCAGGGACATGTACGAGCGTTGCAAAGAAAAAGGTCCTTGAGCAAAAGGgatttgatatccttgtttttGATGCAATGGAACCAGA ATGGAAGGTCCTCGATAGATTAAGATGCTGTACTCACCTTTTAGTCTCCGTTCCCCCTACTGTTGATATTGGTGATCCA ATTCTTCAACGTGCAGAAACCTTTAAAGCTAGTTTGGCAGATGGAAATCTCCGGTGGCTTTGTTATTTGTCAACTACAA GTATATACGGAGATGCTAGTGGAGCATGGGTTGATGAAAA TTATTTCCCAAAGCCTTCTAATAACTTAGCCAAAATGAGATTGGAGTCAGAGGAAGGGTGGTTAAAGCTGGGACAAGATCTTGGGCTCTCAACCTATGTATTTCGACTTGGGGGCATATATGGCCCTGGAAGAAG TGCTATTGATACCATTCTAAAGAAGGAAGAACTCTCGGAACGTCAGAAGAGGAGAGCAAATAGAAATTTTACATCCCGAGTTCATGTTGCAGACATTTGTCAAGTTCTTAAAGCAAGCATTTCAACGCAGATCCAGAG GAAGATTTATAATGTAGTTGATGACGATCCTGCCTCTAGGATAGAAGTCTTTGCATTTGCACAGCAGCTGATACAGCAGCGATGGCCTGGTTTGATTGATGTTTCTGATAACTCTATCATTAGCAAACTTCCTGGGGGTGCAGGAAAACGAGTCAGTAATGCTCATGTCAAGAAGGATTTGGGTGTACAATTATTGTATCCAAGTTATAGATCAGGCCTCCAAAGTATTATTCATAATATGGAGAAGCCGATTTTACGTTGTGGTTAG